Proteins encoded within one genomic window of Dasypus novemcinctus isolate mDasNov1 chromosome 17, mDasNov1.1.hap2, whole genome shotgun sequence:
- the PCBP1 gene encoding poly(rC)-binding protein 1 — MDAGVTESGLNVTLTIRLLMHGKEVGSIIGKKGESVKRIREESGARINISEGNCPERIITLTGPTNAIFKAFAMIIDKLEEDINSSMTNSTAASRPPVTLRLVVPATQCGSLIGKGGCKIKEIRESTGAQVQVAGDMLPNSTERAITIAGVPQSVTECVKQICLVMLETLSQSPQGRVMTIPYQPMPASSPVICAGGQDRCSDAAGYPHATHDLEGPPLDAYSIQGQHTISPLDLAKLNQVARQQSHFAMMHGGTGFAGIDSSSPEVKGYWASLEASTQTTHELTIPNNLIGCIIGRQGANINEIRQMSGAQIKIANPVEGSSGRQVTITGSAASINLAQYLINARLSSEKGMGCS; from the coding sequence ATGGATGCCGGTGTGACTGAAAGTGGACTAAATGTGACTCTCACCATTCGGCTGCTTATGCACGGAAAGGAAGTAGGAAGCATcattgggaagaaaggggagtcGGTTAAGAGGATCCGCGAGGAGAGTGGCGCGCGGATCAACATCTCGGAGGGGAATTGTCCCGAGAGAATCATCACTCTGACCGGCCCCACCAATGCCATCTTTAAGGCCTTCGCCATGATCATCGATAAGCTGGAGGAAGATATCAACAGCTCCATGACCAACAGCACGGCGGCCAGCCGGCCCCCGGTCACCCTGAGGCTGGTGGTGCCGGCCACCCAGTGCGGCTCCCTGATTGGGAAAGGCGGGTGTAAGATCAAAGAGATCCGCGAGAGTACCGGGGCCCAGGTGCAGGTGGCGGGGGATATGCTGCCCAACTCCACCGAGCGGGCCATCACCATCGCTGGCGTGCCGCAGTCCGTCACCGAGTGTGTCAAGCAGATCTGCCTGGTCATGCTGGAGACGCTCTCCCAGTCTCCGCAAGGGAGAGTCATGACCATTCCGTACCAGCCCATGCCGGCCAGCTCTCCGGTCATCTGTGCGGGCGGCCAAGATCGGTGCAGCGACGCTGCGGGCTATCCCCACGCCACCCATGACCTGGAGGGACCACCTCTAGATGCCTACTCGATTCAAGGACAACACACCATTTCTCCGCTCGATCTGGCCAAGCTGAACCAGGTGGCAAGACAACAGTCTCACTTTGCCATGATGCACGGCGGGACCGGATTCGCCGGAATTGACTCCAGCTCTCCAGAGGTGAAAGGCTATTGGGCAAGTTTGGAAGCATCTACTCAAACCACCCATGAACTCACCATTCCAAATAACTTAATTGGCTGCATAATCGGGCGCCAAGGCGCCAACATTAATGAGATCCGCCAAATGTCCGGGGCCCAGATTAAAATTGCCAATCCGGTGGAAGGCTCCTCTGGTAGGCAGGTTACTATCACTGGCTCTGCTGCCAGTATTAATCTGGCCCAGTATCTAATCAATGCCAGGCTTTCTTCTGAGAAGGGCATGGGGTGCAGCTAG